In Cupriavidus basilensis, the following proteins share a genomic window:
- a CDS encoding LysR family transcriptional regulator, producing MRNIETRHLRYFIAVAEEGSIIAASRALNITQPALSRQVQDLERAIGAPLFERHAKGVQLTDAGASLLHDAKQSLLQLEQARDRAYRIAQGQTGSFSLGIMPSYLASPVTLAILAHFREHNPEILLCIEPLLSLQQAQAIRSEELDGGIMAWRTPDDASLSGIALYRERFVLAVPAQHVAPAKRPRRLADIAGERFVWFNREKSSAQHSLLIAACAKAGFTPHIVQIGTDTPTILGLVAAGMGCALVPASSQLHAPPTIAFIALADLTDEVDIELVYSAARRSPRVQRFIESVRHVTGTKAKHARGKA from the coding sequence ATGCGAAACATCGAAACGCGGCACTTGCGCTACTTCATCGCCGTCGCGGAAGAAGGCAGCATCATTGCGGCATCCCGGGCGCTGAACATCACGCAGCCGGCCTTGTCGCGGCAGGTCCAGGATCTGGAGCGGGCGATCGGCGCCCCATTGTTCGAGCGGCATGCCAAGGGCGTGCAACTCACCGATGCCGGCGCCAGCTTGCTGCACGACGCGAAGCAGTCGCTGCTGCAGCTGGAACAGGCACGCGACCGGGCCTATCGCATTGCACAGGGCCAGACCGGCTCGTTTTCGCTCGGCATCATGCCCAGCTACCTGGCCTCGCCGGTGACGCTGGCCATCCTTGCGCACTTCCGTGAGCACAACCCGGAGATCCTGCTCTGCATCGAGCCGCTGTTGTCATTGCAGCAGGCACAGGCGATCCGCAGCGAAGAGCTGGACGGCGGCATCATGGCCTGGCGCACGCCGGACGATGCCAGCCTGAGCGGGATCGCCCTGTACCGGGAGCGCTTTGTGCTGGCCGTGCCGGCGCAGCATGTCGCGCCGGCGAAGCGCCCGCGGCGGCTGGCCGACATCGCCGGCGAACGCTTTGTGTGGTTCAACCGCGAGAAGTCGAGTGCGCAGCACAGCTTGCTGATCGCGGCGTGCGCCAAGGCCGGGTTCACGCCGCATATCGTCCAGATCGGCACCGACACCCCAACCATCCTGGGGCTGGTCGCCGCCGGCATGGGCTGCGCGCTGGTGCCCGCCAGCTCACAGCTGCACGCGCCGCCCACTATCGCCTTCATCGCGCTGGCCGACCTGACCGATGAGGTCGATATCGAGCTTGTCTACTCGGCGGCGCGCCGCTCGCCGCGCGTGCAACGCTTTATCGAATCGGTCCGGCATGTCACCGGCACCAAGGCAAAGCACGCGCGCGGCAAGGCATAG
- a CDS encoding efflux transporter outer membrane subunit — translation MSKLSLVLLPALVPLLFACTTVGPDYHVPEHAAVRAPEANGPLLGTDGPAVSVAPVPDDWWRLYDDPKLDALVQQALSANTSLRVAAANLRRAVAIYHEVEAENLPQAAFSAKAERAQIAGESFLLKEKVPVFNLGDVGFSVSYLVDFFGKLARADEAALASAQASQAALDMARVSVVAQTVQAYVQGCAATHELAVAQEQLALQTRGVEIAAKMVAAGRGQPADMLRARVQAETLRAALPRFKAQKEGAAYRLAVMLGQPPAALPQAAAECHEEPTLRQAMPVGDGAALLKRRPDIRQAERELAAATAKIGVATADLYPSVRIGASAGLSGILSDLGTGPTARWGMGPLITWNLPTNGVRPRIHGMEAGADAALARFDGVVLKALEETQSALSAYTRELERNQSLRVAREDAGEVARQHRLLYQSGRVPYLSSLDADRTLAGAEAALAASDSQVALNQINLFLALGGGWQNSPKVAEHRMSEAH, via the coding sequence ATGAGCAAGCTCAGCCTTGTCCTGCTGCCTGCCTTGGTCCCGCTGCTGTTCGCCTGCACCACCGTGGGCCCCGACTACCACGTGCCGGAGCACGCGGCCGTGCGTGCGCCCGAGGCCAACGGCCCCTTGCTCGGCACCGATGGCCCGGCCGTCTCGGTGGCGCCGGTCCCGGACGACTGGTGGCGCCTGTACGACGACCCCAAGCTCGACGCGCTGGTGCAGCAGGCGCTCAGCGCCAATACCAGCCTGCGCGTGGCAGCCGCCAACCTGCGCCGGGCGGTGGCGATCTATCACGAGGTGGAGGCGGAAAACCTGCCGCAGGCGGCCTTCTCCGCCAAGGCCGAACGCGCGCAGATCGCGGGCGAGAGCTTCCTGCTCAAGGAGAAGGTGCCGGTCTTCAACCTGGGCGACGTCGGCTTCTCGGTGTCATACCTGGTGGACTTCTTCGGCAAGCTGGCCCGCGCCGACGAGGCCGCGCTGGCTAGCGCCCAGGCAAGCCAGGCCGCGCTGGACATGGCGCGCGTGAGCGTGGTCGCGCAAACCGTGCAGGCCTATGTGCAGGGTTGCGCCGCCACGCACGAGCTGGCGGTGGCGCAGGAGCAGCTCGCGCTGCAGACGCGCGGCGTGGAGATCGCCGCCAAGATGGTGGCCGCCGGCCGTGGCCAGCCTGCCGACATGTTGCGCGCACGCGTGCAGGCCGAGACCTTGCGCGCAGCATTGCCGCGCTTCAAGGCGCAGAAGGAGGGCGCGGCCTACCGGCTCGCCGTCATGCTGGGCCAGCCGCCGGCAGCGTTGCCGCAAGCCGCAGCCGAATGTCATGAGGAGCCCACGCTGCGCCAGGCGATGCCTGTCGGCGACGGTGCCGCGCTGCTCAAGCGCCGCCCCGATATCCGCCAGGCGGAGCGCGAGCTGGCAGCGGCCACGGCGAAGATCGGCGTGGCCACCGCCGATCTCTACCCCTCGGTCCGCATCGGTGCGTCGGCTGGCCTGAGCGGCATCCTGAGCGATCTCGGCACTGGCCCGACCGCGCGTTGGGGCATGGGCCCGCTGATCACCTGGAACCTGCCCACCAATGGCGTGCGCCCGCGCATCCACGGCATGGAGGCTGGCGCGGACGCGGCACTCGCCCGCTTCGACGGCGTGGTGCTCAAGGCGCTGGAGGAGACCCAGAGTGCGCTCAGCGCCTACACGCGCGAGCTGGAGCGCAATCAGTCCTTGCGCGTGGCGCGCGAGGACGCAGGTGAGGTCGCCCGCCAGCACCGGCTGCTGTACCAGTCCGGCCGCGTGCCGTATTTGTCCAGCCTGGATGCCGACCGCACGCTGGCCGGTGCCGAAGCGGCACTGGCGGCGTCGGACAGCCAGGTGGCCCTCAACCAGATCAACCTGTTCCTGGCGCTGGGCGGCGGCTGGCAGAACAGCCCGAAGGTGGCAGAGCACAGGATGAGCGAGGCGCACTGA
- a CDS encoding MerR family transcriptional regulator translates to MRIGELAAKAGLSKDTVRFYEKIGLVEGRRLGNGYRDFPPEAIAWLQYVRTAQALGFSLAQVARHGAELRNAPDPAHALSALLQEKLEVVDVRLAELTALRAEIASRIGAACPLRT, encoded by the coding sequence ATGCGTATCGGAGAACTGGCGGCCAAGGCGGGCTTGTCGAAGGACACTGTCCGTTTTTACGAGAAGATCGGCCTCGTCGAAGGCCGTCGCCTGGGCAACGGCTATCGGGATTTCCCACCTGAGGCGATTGCCTGGCTCCAGTATGTGCGCACGGCCCAGGCCCTCGGTTTTTCGCTGGCGCAGGTGGCACGGCACGGCGCCGAACTTCGCAATGCGCCCGACCCGGCGCACGCGCTTTCCGCCTTGCTGCAGGAGAAACTCGAAGTGGTGGATGTCCGGCTGGCGGAATTGACGGCGTTGCGTGCCGAGATTGCCTCGCGCATTGGCGCAGCGTGTCCGTTGCGGACCTGA
- a CDS encoding FUSC family protein, producing MASWPSARQWLFSLKAFAASMLALYIALALGLPRPYWAMATVYFVSHPLTGATRSKAAYRVAGTVLGATAAVVTVPLLVNAPVLLMAAIALWTGGLLYFSLLQRTPRSYVFLLAAYTLPIVALPAVSEPAQVFDIAVARIEEIVIGILCAGMVGAIVFPAKVAPALRARCATWLADAALWATDMLSADPDANATRHGSRHRLAADILALDQLITQLSYDTESAHTLRHARALRERMTMLLPVLSALAGVLQALRRHAEGIPDSLARHMAAMSAWIRAGFDGPAPALEPEAGPWADYARAPGWHGGLVATANDQLRTLAALCEDCHALQHGIGDQAASAAAPSMRALGRGAERADRAHHHDHAMLLFYACSTSLAVFCAGMLWIALGWEDGAGSVAVASIACCFFATIEEPRPVAHSFLRWSGFCFAVSSFYLFLVVPNAHNFETLVGMLALPYMGIGMLISRPGFNLIAMLLSVNTASFANVQSVYDTNFLTTFNASLASIGGMLFAPLWAMATRPFGARVAAHRLIRASWKDLAQAATRREPGEHARLGGRMLDRLSQLVPRLAASDDKMASDGFAELQVGFGALALQRSLPGQHPAARRAVARVLNAVALHFRARLKAGHAMAPPDALSERIDKALREVAMQSGASQSPGEPARSALGALIALRVTLYPTQPQPLQAVPIPLQAQPRC from the coding sequence ATGGCTAGCTGGCCCAGCGCACGACAGTGGCTCTTTTCACTGAAGGCGTTTGCCGCCTCGATGCTGGCGCTCTACATCGCGCTCGCGCTGGGTTTGCCCCGCCCTTACTGGGCCATGGCAACCGTCTATTTTGTTTCCCACCCGCTGACCGGCGCCACCCGCTCCAAGGCCGCTTATCGCGTGGCGGGCACGGTGCTGGGCGCGACGGCCGCGGTGGTCACGGTGCCCTTGCTGGTCAACGCGCCGGTGTTGCTGATGGCCGCGATCGCCCTGTGGACGGGAGGCTTGCTCTATTTCTCGCTGCTGCAGCGCACGCCGCGCAGCTATGTCTTCCTGCTGGCCGCCTATACGCTGCCGATCGTGGCGCTGCCGGCAGTCAGCGAGCCGGCGCAAGTCTTCGACATTGCCGTGGCGCGCATCGAGGAGATCGTCATCGGCATCCTGTGCGCCGGCATGGTGGGCGCCATCGTCTTCCCGGCCAAGGTGGCGCCCGCGCTGCGCGCCCGCTGCGCCACCTGGCTGGCCGATGCGGCATTGTGGGCCACCGACATGTTGTCCGCCGACCCTGATGCCAATGCCACGCGCCACGGCAGCCGCCACCGGCTGGCCGCCGACATCCTCGCGCTGGACCAGCTCATCACCCAGCTCTCCTACGACACGGAAAGCGCGCACACGCTGCGCCACGCCCGCGCCTTGCGCGAGCGCATGACGATGCTGCTGCCCGTGCTGTCCGCGCTGGCCGGCGTGCTGCAGGCCTTGCGGCGCCATGCCGAGGGCATACCCGATAGCCTGGCGCGCCATATGGCCGCCATGTCTGCGTGGATTCGCGCGGGCTTCGACGGCCCCGCGCCCGCGCTGGAGCCGGAAGCGGGCCCGTGGGCGGACTATGCGCGCGCGCCGGGCTGGCATGGCGGGCTGGTCGCCACCGCCAACGATCAGCTGCGCACGCTGGCCGCGCTGTGCGAGGACTGCCACGCCCTGCAGCATGGCATTGGCGACCAGGCGGCCAGTGCCGCCGCGCCATCCATGCGTGCGCTTGGGCGCGGCGCCGAGCGCGCCGACCGGGCGCATCACCACGATCACGCCATGCTGCTGTTCTATGCCTGCTCCACCAGCCTGGCGGTGTTTTGCGCGGGCATGCTGTGGATCGCCTTGGGATGGGAGGACGGCGCGGGATCGGTCGCCGTGGCGTCCATCGCCTGCTGCTTCTTTGCCACCATCGAGGAGCCCCGGCCGGTCGCGCATTCGTTCTTGCGCTGGAGCGGATTCTGCTTCGCCGTATCGTCGTTCTACCTGTTCCTGGTGGTGCCGAACGCGCACAACTTCGAGACCCTGGTGGGCATGCTGGCGCTACCCTACATGGGCATCGGCATGCTGATATCGCGGCCCGGCTTCAACCTGATCGCCATGCTGCTGTCGGTCAACACGGCGTCGTTCGCCAATGTGCAGAGCGTCTACGACACGAATTTCCTGACCACCTTCAACGCCAGCCTGGCCAGCATCGGCGGCATGCTGTTCGCGCCTTTGTGGGCCATGGCGACGCGGCCGTTCGGCGCGCGCGTGGCGGCGCACCGGCTGATCCGCGCGAGCTGGAAGGACCTGGCGCAAGCCGCCACGCGGCGCGAGCCCGGCGAGCACGCCCGGCTCGGCGGCCGCATGCTGGACCGGCTCAGCCAGCTGGTGCCAAGGCTTGCGGCCAGCGACGACAAGATGGCTTCGGATGGCTTTGCCGAGCTGCAGGTCGGGTTCGGCGCGCTGGCGCTGCAGCGCAGCCTGCCTGGGCAGCACCCGGCCGCGCGCCGCGCCGTGGCCAGGGTGCTCAACGCGGTTGCCTTGCATTTCCGTGCGCGCCTGAAGGCCGGCCACGCGATGGCGCCGCCGGATGCGCTATCCGAGCGGATCGACAAGGCGCTGCGCGAGGTGGCCATGCAAAGCGGCGCATCGCAAAGTCCCGGCGAGCCTGCGCGCAGTGCGCTGGGCGCGCTGATTGCGTTGCGGGTCACGTTGTATCCAACGCAGCCGCAGCCTTTGCAGGCCGTGCCAATCCCGTTGCAGGCGCAGCCACGATGCTAA
- a CDS encoding HlyD family secretion protein — protein sequence MKFKFRLLVPVMLTLLATVAALVVGKHLWDYYTVAPWTRDGHVRADVVQVAPDVSGLVTQILVKDNQRVRRGQVLFVIDQDRYQLALRQAMASAAAQRATLAQARREAARSHALSEVVATEVVEEGQARVQQGEAALAQAEAAVALARLNLARTRVASPVDGFLNDRLPRLGDYVVLGRPVLSMVDLNSFYVEGYFEETKLGGIRIGNPVSVRIMGERTILHGHVQSIAAGIEDRDRSNGTSLLPNVNPTFNWVRLAQRVPVRIVLDDVPADVRLVSGRTATVSVAQPRNTIAVLRDETTQESAQ from the coding sequence ATGAAATTCAAGTTCCGTTTGCTGGTCCCCGTGATGTTGACCCTGCTGGCCACCGTGGCCGCGCTCGTCGTCGGCAAGCATCTTTGGGATTACTACACCGTGGCGCCATGGACGCGCGACGGCCACGTGCGGGCCGACGTTGTGCAGGTTGCGCCGGATGTCTCGGGGCTGGTGACGCAGATCCTCGTCAAGGACAACCAGCGCGTGCGGCGCGGGCAGGTGCTGTTCGTGATCGACCAGGACCGCTACCAGCTGGCGTTGCGCCAAGCCATGGCGAGCGCCGCCGCGCAGCGCGCCACGCTGGCGCAGGCGCGCCGGGAGGCGGCCCGCAGCCACGCCTTGTCCGAGGTGGTTGCCACCGAGGTGGTGGAAGAGGGGCAGGCGCGGGTGCAGCAGGGCGAGGCGGCGCTGGCGCAGGCGGAGGCGGCGGTGGCGCTGGCCAGGCTCAACCTCGCCCGCACCCGGGTGGCCAGCCCCGTCGATGGCTTTCTCAACGACCGCCTGCCGCGCCTGGGCGACTATGTGGTCCTGGGCCGGCCGGTGCTGTCGATGGTTGACCTGAACTCCTTCTACGTCGAAGGCTATTTCGAGGAAACCAAGCTGGGGGGCATCCGCATCGGCAACCCGGTCTCCGTGCGCATCATGGGCGAGCGCACGATCCTGCACGGCCACGTGCAAAGCATCGCCGCCGGCATCGAGGACCGCGACCGCAGCAATGGCACCAGCCTGTTGCCCAATGTGAACCCCACGTTCAACTGGGTGCGGCTGGCGCAGCGTGTGCCGGTGCGCATCGTGCTGGACGACGTGCCGGCGGATGTGCGGCTGGTGTCGGGCCGCACGGCAACGGTCTCCGTGGCCCAGCCGCGCAACACCATCGCCGTGCTGCGCGACGAGACCACGCAGGAGAGCGCGCAATGA
- a CDS encoding VOC family protein: MLVQPYLFFEGRCEEAAEFYKRAVGAEVVMMMRFKEAPPPESPPPEGACAPAAGTEEKIMHMSMRIGETVVMMSDGRCTGKPDFQGFSLSVTVPDVASADRVFNALAEGGQVLMPLGKTFYSPRFGMTADRFGLMWMVIVLES, encoded by the coding sequence ATGCTAGTCCAACCCTATCTGTTCTTTGAAGGCCGTTGCGAGGAAGCGGCTGAGTTCTACAAGCGCGCCGTAGGCGCCGAGGTGGTCATGATGATGCGCTTCAAGGAAGCGCCCCCGCCGGAGTCTCCCCCGCCCGAAGGCGCTTGCGCGCCTGCGGCCGGCACCGAAGAAAAGATCATGCACATGTCCATGCGCATCGGCGAGACCGTGGTGATGATGTCCGATGGCCGGTGCACGGGCAAGCCCGATTTCCAGGGCTTCTCGCTGTCCGTGACCGTGCCCGATGTGGCCAGCGCCGACCGCGTGTTCAACGCCCTGGCCGAGGGCGGCCAGGTGCTGATGCCGCTAGGCAAGACGTTCTACTCGCCACGCTTTGGCATGACGGCCGATCGCTTCGGCTTGATGTGGATGGTCATCGTCCTGGAGTCCTGA
- a CDS encoding MFS family transporter — MTDSPRPAPLQPPSPEDIRKRIYAIVAASSGNLVEWFDFYVYAFCAIYFAPSFFPKADPTAQLLNTAGVFAAGFLMRPIGGWLFGRIADRHGRKTSMLISVLMMCFGSLLIACLPTYGAIGNWAPALLLLARLLQGLSVGGEYGTTATYMSEIALKGRRGFFSSFQYVTLIGGQLLAVLVVVVLQQLLDEGQLRSWGWRVPFVIGALTAVVALALRRTLRETSSAATRRNKEAGSLTALFRHHKAAFLTVLGYTAGGSLIFYTFTTYMQKYLVNSAGMSIKTASTVMTGCLFVYMCMQPLFGALSDRIGRRSNMLAFGALGTAATVPLLSALQIVSSPLAAFALISIALAIVSLYTSISGIVKAEMFPPEVRALGVGLAYAISNAIFGGSAEYVALALKSAGHQSAFYWYVTAMMALAFGVSLRLPRQARHLRHEY; from the coding sequence ATGACAGACTCTCCTCGCCCCGCACCGCTCCAGCCTCCCTCCCCCGAAGACATCCGCAAGCGCATCTACGCCATCGTTGCCGCATCCTCCGGCAACCTGGTCGAGTGGTTCGACTTCTACGTCTACGCGTTCTGCGCCATCTACTTCGCACCTTCGTTCTTCCCCAAGGCCGACCCCACGGCGCAACTGCTGAACACCGCCGGCGTCTTCGCCGCGGGCTTCCTGATGCGACCGATCGGCGGCTGGCTGTTCGGGCGGATAGCGGACCGGCACGGGCGCAAGACCTCGATGCTGATCTCGGTGCTGATGATGTGCTTCGGCTCGCTGCTGATCGCCTGCCTGCCTACCTATGGCGCCATCGGCAACTGGGCGCCCGCGCTGCTGTTGCTGGCGCGGCTGCTGCAAGGCTTGTCGGTCGGCGGCGAATATGGCACCACGGCCACGTACATGAGCGAGATTGCGCTCAAGGGGCGACGCGGGTTCTTCTCGTCGTTCCAGTACGTCACGCTGATCGGTGGCCAGTTGCTGGCGGTGCTGGTAGTGGTGGTGCTTCAGCAACTGCTGGATGAGGGGCAACTGCGGAGCTGGGGCTGGCGCGTTCCGTTTGTGATCGGCGCGCTCACCGCCGTGGTGGCACTGGCATTGCGCCGCACGCTGCGCGAAACGTCATCCGCGGCCACGCGCCGCAACAAGGAGGCAGGCAGCCTCACCGCGCTGTTCCGGCATCACAAGGCGGCGTTCCTTACCGTACTGGGCTATACCGCCGGCGGCTCGCTGATCTTCTACACGTTCACCACGTATATGCAAAAGTACCTGGTGAACTCCGCCGGCATGTCCATCAAGACGGCAAGCACGGTGATGACCGGCTGCCTCTTTGTCTATATGTGCATGCAGCCGCTGTTTGGCGCATTGTCTGACCGCATTGGCCGGCGCAGCAATATGCTTGCCTTTGGCGCGCTGGGGACAGCCGCCACCGTGCCGCTCCTGAGCGCCCTGCAGATCGTCTCCAGCCCGCTCGCGGCCTTCGCGCTGATCTCTATCGCACTGGCAATCGTCAGTCTCTATACATCGATCAGCGGCATCGTGAAGGCGGAGATGTTTCCCCCCGAAGTGCGGGCATTGGGCGTGGGGCTTGCGTACGCGATCTCCAATGCGATCTTTGGCGGCTCGGCCGAGTACGTGGCGCTGGCGCTGAAATCAGCCGGCCATCAGTCGGCGTTCTACTGGTATGTGACGGCGATGATGGCGCTGGCGTTCGGGGTCAGCCTGCGCCTGCCGCGCCAGGCCAGGCACCTGCGCCACGAGTATTGA
- a CDS encoding TetR/AcrR family transcriptional regulator: protein MTGAKRSSRIPRTARIASSTDSADAGGTAVPADTEIATTPATPTPRSTYRHGDLRRALLDAGIELARDGGPDAVVLREATRRAGVVPNAAYRHFASRQDLLQAVRAAALAALAQAIEAELAALDESAPPADFARASLRAVGAGYMQFALAEPGLFRTAFSVPDELEGVPVPGKAGDSGLDPYQLLGAALDRMMAAGVLSTAHRPGAEYLAWSAVHGLSMLVIDGPLRMVATSPGQAHQIGQRLLDMVEKGLQAADVR from the coding sequence ATGACCGGCGCAAAGCGCTCTTCACGCATCCCGCGCACAGCGCGCATCGCGAGTTCAACGGATTCGGCCGACGCCGGCGGCACTGCCGTTCCCGCGGATACGGAGATAGCCACCACCCCCGCCACCCCAACGCCCCGCAGCACCTACCGGCATGGCGACCTGCGCCGCGCGTTGCTCGACGCCGGCATCGAACTGGCGCGCGATGGCGGCCCGGATGCCGTCGTGCTGCGCGAGGCCACCCGGCGCGCCGGGGTCGTGCCCAACGCCGCCTACCGGCACTTCGCCAGCCGCCAGGACCTGTTGCAAGCGGTGCGCGCCGCAGCGCTTGCGGCGCTGGCGCAAGCCATCGAGGCGGAGCTTGCCGCGCTGGACGAGAGCGCGCCGCCAGCGGACTTTGCCCGCGCCAGCCTGCGCGCGGTCGGCGCCGGCTACATGCAGTTCGCGCTCGCCGAGCCCGGCCTGTTCCGCACGGCATTCTCGGTGCCGGACGAACTGGAAGGCGTGCCGGTTCCCGGCAAGGCGGGCGACAGCGGCCTTGACCCCTACCAACTGCTCGGCGCGGCGCTGGACCGGATGATGGCGGCCGGCGTGCTGTCCACTGCGCACCGTCCCGGCGCCGAATACCTTGCGTGGTCCGCCGTGCATGGCTTGTCGATGCTGGTCATCGACGGGCCGCTGCGCATGGTGGCGACGTCGCCAGGGCAGGCGCACCAGATCGGGCAGCGGTTGCTGGATATGGTGGAGAAGGGGCTGCAGGCGGCCGATGTGCGGTGA
- a CDS encoding DUF1656 domain-containing protein yields the protein MLSAEIDLYGVFVPGLLALMLLTFVITACMRVALARAGFYRLVWHRSLFNLALYVIVLGGVAAMARWLQS from the coding sequence ATGCTAAGCGCAGAAATCGATCTCTACGGCGTCTTCGTGCCCGGCTTGCTGGCGTTGATGCTCCTCACCTTCGTTATCACCGCCTGCATGCGTGTGGCCCTTGCGCGCGCAGGCTTTTACCGGCTGGTCTGGCACCGGTCGCTTTTCAATCTAGCCCTTTACGTCATCGTGCTGGGTGGCGTGGCCGCCATGGCCCGCTGGCTGCAATCATGA
- a CDS encoding patatin-like phospholipase family protein translates to MRPENGERKAVALALQGGGMHGAFTWGVLDRLLEDGRLGIEGVSATSAGAMNAAVLAYGLLQGGSDGARQALHDFWLAIAQSAERYSPLRWVPWIKGNHTLGLDHSPLYAMADIVLRLLSPYQFNPNNMNPLRDVLARQVDFEALRQRCPIHLYLCATNIETGRIRIFSGEDLCIDAVLASACVPTLFQAVAIDGQHYWDGGYVGNPAIFPLIYHCNTHDVVIVHINPIVRRGVPTTAADILNRVSEVSFNSSLIREMRAIAFVTSLIQQGKIDRSEMKEMMIHSIRSDETMAALGVSSKYNADWAFLCSLRDKGRTEAGAWLEEHYEHIGQRSTIDIRGEFL, encoded by the coding sequence ATGCGTCCTGAAAACGGGGAGCGGAAGGCTGTGGCCCTTGCGTTGCAGGGCGGCGGCATGCACGGCGCGTTTACATGGGGGGTCCTGGACCGGCTGCTCGAGGACGGGCGGCTCGGCATCGAGGGCGTCAGCGCGACGAGCGCGGGGGCCATGAATGCCGCCGTGCTGGCTTATGGGCTGTTGCAAGGCGGGAGCGACGGCGCGCGCCAGGCGCTGCACGACTTCTGGCTCGCTATCGCCCAATCGGCTGAAAGATACAGTCCATTGCGCTGGGTGCCGTGGATCAAGGGGAACCATACCCTGGGCCTGGACCATTCTCCGCTGTATGCGATGGCCGACATCGTTCTTCGTCTCCTGTCGCCATACCAGTTCAATCCCAACAACATGAATCCGCTGCGGGATGTGTTGGCCAGGCAGGTGGATTTCGAGGCGTTACGCCAGCGCTGCCCCATTCACCTTTACCTGTGCGCGACCAATATCGAGACCGGAAGGATACGCATCTTTTCAGGCGAGGACCTGTGCATCGACGCGGTACTGGCGTCAGCCTGTGTGCCAACACTGTTCCAGGCAGTGGCCATCGATGGCCAGCACTATTGGGACGGCGGCTATGTTGGCAACCCGGCAATTTTTCCGCTGATTTATCACTGCAATACCCACGATGTCGTGATTGTGCACATCAACCCGATCGTGCGCCGCGGTGTGCCGACCACGGCCGCTGACATCCTCAATCGCGTCAGCGAAGTCAGCTTTAACTCATCCCTCATCCGAGAGATGCGCGCCATCGCATTCGTGACTTCGCTGATCCAGCAAGGCAAGATCGACCGGAGTGAAATGAAGGAGATGATGATCCACTCGATCCGCTCCGATGAGACGATGGCCGCGCTGGGCGTGTCGAGCAAGTACAACGCCGACTGGGCCTTCCTTTGTTCGCTGCGTGACAAGGGAAGGACTGAGGCCGGGGCGTGGCTGGAGGAACACTACGAACACATTGGCCAGCGTTCGACCATTGATATCAGAGGGGAATTTCTTTGA
- a CDS encoding pyridoxal-phosphate dependent enzyme — protein sequence MPHANNALPASLHIVTPLLRSTSFSARLGRSVWFKMEALQPPGSFKARGIGHACQTYKEWGAKRLVCSSGGNAGIAVAYSGRLLGVPVTVVVPETTSAAARERIAAEGAELVVYGRAWSEANDHALSLMRPEYAFIHPFDDPLLWEGHATMIDEVAAAGVKPGAVVLSVGGGGLLCGVLAGLERNGWHDVPVIAAETVGADSYAASLAAGAQVELPAITSIATSLGARSPCAKALEWSKVHSIVSEVVTDKEAVGACLRFLAEHRIVVEPACGAALAALERKPAAVTAASDVLVIVCGGAGATAEQLQAWDRGA from the coding sequence ATGCCCCATGCTAACAACGCCCTGCCCGCGAGCCTGCACATCGTCACCCCGCTGCTGCGATCCACGTCTTTCTCGGCACGGCTGGGGCGCTCGGTGTGGTTCAAGATGGAGGCGCTGCAGCCCCCGGGCTCGTTCAAGGCGCGCGGCATCGGCCATGCATGCCAGACCTACAAGGAGTGGGGCGCAAAACGCCTAGTGTGCTCCTCGGGCGGTAATGCCGGCATTGCCGTCGCCTACAGCGGGCGGCTGCTTGGCGTGCCGGTGACCGTCGTCGTGCCCGAGACCACCTCGGCCGCGGCGCGCGAGCGTATCGCGGCGGAAGGCGCCGAACTGGTGGTGTACGGACGTGCGTGGAGCGAGGCCAACGATCACGCGCTCTCGCTGATGCGCCCGGAGTATGCATTTATCCACCCTTTTGACGATCCCCTGCTGTGGGAAGGCCACGCGACGATGATCGACGAGGTGGCGGCCGCCGGCGTCAAGCCGGGCGCGGTGGTGCTATCGGTAGGCGGGGGCGGCTTGCTGTGCGGCGTGCTGGCCGGGCTGGAGCGCAATGGCTGGCACGATGTGCCCGTCATCGCGGCCGAGACCGTTGGCGCGGATTCCTACGCCGCCTCGCTGGCGGCCGGCGCGCAGGTCGAGCTGCCCGCCATCACCAGCATCGCGACCTCGCTGGGTGCCAGGAGCCCTTGCGCCAAAGCGCTCGAGTGGTCAAAGGTGCATTCGATTGTCAGCGAGGTGGTCACGGACAAGGAGGCGGTGGGCGCGTGCCTGCGCTTTTTGGCCGAGCACCGGATCGTGGTGGAGCCGGCATGCGGCGCGGCGCTGGCCGCGCTGGAGCGCAAGCCTGCCGCGGTGACGGCGGCGAGCGACGTGCTGGTCATCGTCTGCGGCGGCGCCGGTGCCACGGCCGAACAGCTGCAGGCCTGGGATCGCGGCGCCTGA